A part of Miscanthus floridulus cultivar M001 unplaced genomic scaffold, ASM1932011v1 fs_360_2_3, whole genome shotgun sequence genomic DNA contains:
- the LOC136531474 gene encoding zinc finger BED domain-containing protein RICESLEEPER 1-like, translating to MLQFLELLYDSTIALSGVYYPTPLMIHHIVKIAVHLHKYQHDEHLRYVVQSMIDKYNKYWKNIPDLHSIAFIQDPRAKIKGFTKVLRKLNSLFNVDYTNKLLDTRALLFRMYNRYDAMYGSVRLKRVVPASLSGKKRTAWANSYDDDELDIGAGCSSLPPNLDQSRGVSATSFLQAASASNSSELASYLDSDTVSQIDDDFDLMQWWHEHKLIYPVLSILAKDIFTVPVSTIFSESTFSTTGRIIEEHRRRLNPETVEALTCIKDWENTESRLQHMVEDKELEEVFEALYLDVD from the coding sequence ATGTTGCAATTTCTTGAACTACTTTATGACTCTACTATTGCTTTATCTGGTGTGTACTATCCTactccacttatgattcatcATATTGTTAAGATTGCTGTTCACCTGCATAAATATCAACATGATGAACATCTGAGATATGTTGTGCAATCTATGATTGACAAATATAATAAGTACTGGAAGAACATACCTGATCTTCATTCCATTGCATTCATACAGGATCCAAGAGCTAAGATTAAGGGCTTTACCAAAGTGCTTAGAAAGTTGAATTCTCTTTTTAATGTTGATTACACTAACAAGTTGCTGGACACCAGAGCTCTTCTTTTTAGAATGTACAACAGGTATGATGCAATGTATGGCTCTGTTAGGCTCAAAAGGGTTGTTCCTGCATCCCTTTCTGGTAAAAAAAGAACAGCTTGGGCTAACagttatgatgatgatgagcttgacATTGGAGCTGGCTGTTCTTCCCTCCCTCCTAATCTTGATCAGTCTAGGGGTGTTTCTGCCACTTCTTTTCTACAGGCAGCTTCTGCTTCTAACTCTAGTGAGCTTGCATCCTACCTGGACTCTGACACAGTCAGCCAGATAGATGATGATTTTGACCTCATGCAATGGTGGCATGAGCACAAGCTTATTTATCCTGTGCTTTCTattcttgcaaaagatatttttaCTGTGCCTGTGTCAACCATTTTTTCAGAATCTACATTTAGCACTACTggcaggatcatcgaggagcATCGCCGGAGGCTAAACCCTGAGACTGTGGAGGCACTAACCTGCATCAAGGACTGGGAGAATACTGAATCAAGACTGCAGCACATGGTGGAGGATAAGGAGCTGGAAGAGGTCTTTGAAGCACTTTATCTTGATGTTGATTAA